CAACGTATGGTTATGCCTTCAGCGGATCATCTTCCAGAATGGCATAGTGATAATTGTCTATCCATTTTCCCCGGATGGGCAGAATCTTGCGGCGTAAACCTTCGCGCACCATCCCACACTTTTCCAGTACGTGGATGGATTTAACATTTTCGGTGGCCACACCGGCTTCCACTTTATGTAAATGAAAATCATCGAATCCGGTTTTTATCAATCTTTTCGCCACTTCCGTAGCATAACCTTTTCCCCAGTGAGCAGGAAGGAGCTTGTAGTATATCTCTCCCAGTCGGAATTTATCCAACGACAGGGTAAAACCAGCCAGTCCAATGAATTCGCCGGAGTCTTTCAACACTATTTTCCAGGTATATGATTTGCGCGGGTTATCCGTCTGTTCCTCAATAGCGGGACGTATCAGCTCTTCTGTTTCGTCCCTGTTCTTCGGTATTCCGATGGTGTTGAACTCATCAACTGCAGGGAAAGAATGCAACCGGTGAATATCATCCAGATCATTCCAGTTGATTTCCAGCAATTGCAATCGTTGCGATTCGAGTTTCATGATTTACTGTTCAGTTGAAAGGTTTGATTTGCTTAAAGATAATCAGGAAAATATGGATATACAACGGAGCTTCATCATTCATTTACTGCGCTTGGTAAGAAATTCCGTATTTATCGAACAATTGCTGCAGATAGGCCACGCTGCCAATAACGCCCAATTTTCCTTCCTGTCCTGAAATTAGCCCCACCAGGTAGCCGTTTTGGTCAATCACCGGAGAACCACTTCTTCCTTCCCCTCTCACATTCCGGGTAAGTGTCTGCACATAAAAGTAGTTTCCCATGTTCTTAAAACACTGCATTTTTATCAGCTTCGGATAACGATTATCCTTTTGTAGTGCTCCCCAACCGACCGCGAAAACAACCTCGTTGGGACGGACCGGGGTA
This Prolixibacter sp. NT017 DNA region includes the following protein-coding sequences:
- a CDS encoding GNAT family N-acetyltransferase, producing MKLESQRLQLLEINWNDLDDIHRLHSFPAVDEFNTIGIPKNRDETEELIRPAIEEQTDNPRKSYTWKIVLKDSGEFIGLAGFTLSLDKFRLGEIYYKLLPAHWGKGYATEVAKRLIKTGFDDFHLHKVEAGVATENVKSIHVLEKCGMVREGLRRKILPIRGKWIDNYHYAILEDDPLKA